In Sciurus carolinensis chromosome 17, mSciCar1.2, whole genome shotgun sequence, one genomic interval encodes:
- the LOC124968936 gene encoding olfactory receptor 18-like — protein MDRHSLVMPQHRGSTDWCPSNIEPQNVTHVSEFHLMGLSEDPDLQPILFGLFLSMYMVTVFGNLLIILAVSSDSHLHTPKYFFLSNLSLIDISFTSTTVPKMIVDIQTHSRVISYAGCLTQMSFFMLFGCLDSLLLSVMAYDRFVAICHPLHNQVIMHPCLCGFLVLLSVLISLLVSQLHNSMVLQLTYFKNVEISHFFCDPSQLLNLACSDTFTNNIVMHFVGAISGFLPISGIFFSYYKIVSSILRVPSSGGKYKAFSTCGSHLLVVCLIYGTGLGVYLSSAVSLSPRKGAVASVVYTVVMPMLNPFIYSLRNKDIKRAMWKLFRKIV, from the exons ATGGATCGTCATTCCTTGGTCATGCCCCAGCATAGAGGCAGCACTGACTG GTGTCCATCCAATATAGAACCACAGAATGTAACACATGTCTCAGAATTCCATCTCATGGGACTCTCAGAAGATCCAGAcctgcagcccatcctctttggactgttcctgtccatgtacatGGTCACAGTgtttgggaacctgctcatcatcctggctgtcagctctgactcccacctccacacccccaagtacttcttcctctccaacctgtccttgatTGACATCAGTTTCACCTCTACCACAGTCCCAAAGATGATTGTGGACATCCAAACTCACAGCAGAGTCATCTCATATGCAGGCTGCCTGACTCAGATGtctttttttatgctttttggATGTTTGGATAGTCTGCTTCTAAGTGTAATGGCCTATGACAGGTTTGTGGCCATTTGCCACCCACTACACAACCAGGTCATTATGCACCCTTGCCTTTGTGGCTTCTTGGTTTTGTTGTCAGTTCTCATTAGCCTTTTGGTTTCCCAGCTGCACAATTCAATGGTGTTACAACTTACCTACTTCAAGAATGTGgagatttctcatttcttctgtgacccttcCCAGCTCCTCAACCTTGCCTGTTCTGACACTTTTACCAATAACATAGTCATGCATTTTGTTGGTGCCATCTCTGGTTTTCTTCCTATCTCAGGGATCTTCTTCTCTTACTATAAAATAGTTTCCTCTATTCTGAGAGTTCCATCATCAGGTGGGAAATATAAAGCCTTCTCCACTTGTGGGTCTCACCTGTTAGTTGTTTGCTTAATTTATGGGACAGGCCTTGGGGTGTATCTTAGTTCAGCTGTCTCACTTTCTCCTAGGAAGGGTGCAGTAGCTTCAGTAGTGTATACTGTAGTTATGCCTATGCTCAACCCTTTTATATACAGCCTTAGGAACAAGGACATCAAGAGGGCCATGTGGAAGCTCTTCAGAAAAATAGTCTAG